In Halobaculum limi, one DNA window encodes the following:
- a CDS encoding glutamate--cysteine ligase — protein sequence MDTGSAAAFDRMGTLGVEEEFYVVDKDGRPTAGSDELVYGDREPPEPLAGRIDHELFKFVVESQTPLIESPGSVRDHVVAVREALVDHAASYDLQVAGAGLHPAAVWRELDHAEKPRYRSQLDRIQYPQHRNTTAGLHVHVGVDDADKATWIANELRWCLPPMLALSANSPFWNGFDTGMESARAKIFENLPNTGIPGKFEDFDAYREFERRMVEHGSIEDRGELWFDVRPHTGHGTVEVRTPDGQSDPDVVCAFVEWVHALVIDLAERYEDEADPDAGTTPASTESLRRELLDENKWRAMRHGHDADFVDRDGESVVDLATAVERDCDRLGIEGPRFLLDREPGSTRQRRIRDREGLDALCRDLLLDEHGA from the coding sequence ATGGACACGGGTTCGGCCGCCGCATTCGACCGGATGGGTACGCTGGGCGTCGAAGAGGAGTTCTACGTCGTCGACAAGGACGGTCGCCCCACCGCCGGTAGCGACGAACTCGTCTACGGCGACCGCGAGCCACCAGAACCGCTCGCGGGACGCATCGACCACGAACTGTTCAAGTTCGTCGTCGAGTCGCAGACGCCGCTCATCGAGTCTCCGGGGTCGGTGCGCGACCACGTCGTCGCGGTTCGAGAGGCACTCGTCGACCACGCCGCGTCGTACGACCTGCAGGTGGCGGGTGCGGGACTCCACCCGGCGGCGGTGTGGCGCGAACTCGACCACGCGGAGAAGCCCCGCTACCGCTCGCAGTTGGACCGTATCCAGTACCCGCAGCATCGAAACACGACCGCCGGCCTGCACGTCCACGTCGGCGTCGACGACGCCGATAAGGCGACGTGGATAGCGAACGAACTGCGGTGGTGTCTGCCGCCGATGCTGGCGCTGTCTGCGAACTCGCCGTTCTGGAACGGCTTCGACACGGGGATGGAGTCCGCCCGCGCCAAGATATTCGAGAACCTCCCGAACACCGGGATTCCTGGGAAGTTCGAGGACTTCGACGCGTACCGCGAGTTCGAGCGCCGGATGGTCGAGCACGGCTCGATCGAGGACCGCGGCGAACTGTGGTTCGACGTGCGCCCCCACACTGGCCACGGCACCGTCGAGGTGCGCACGCCCGACGGCCAGTCCGACCCGGACGTGGTGTGTGCGTTCGTCGAGTGGGTGCACGCGCTCGTGATCGACTTGGCCGAACGCTACGAGGACGAGGCCGACCCCGACGCCGGTACGACCCCCGCGTCGACGGAGTCGCTCCGACGGGAACTCCTCGACGAGAACAAGTGGCGAGCGATGCGCCACGGCCACGACGCCGACTTCGTCGACCGCGACGGCGAGTCGGTCGTCGACCTCGCGACGGCGGTCGAACGCGACTGCGACCGACTCGGCATCGAGGGGCCGCGCTTCCTCCTCGACCGCGAACCTGGCTCGACCCGGCAGCGACGCATCCGCGATCGTGAGGGGTTGGACGCGCTCTGTCGGGACCTCCTGCTCGACGAACACGGAGCCTAG
- a CDS encoding universal stress protein, protein MYEDILLATNGGVASMRATEHALELAADRAQLLDDLDVAVAREATVHALFVVDEAAITTYSGDEYVDGHEGPEYGFEDLGEETLEAVRERGDAQGVSVETHLRHGIPEETILDVADEIDADLIIAGSQRRPDEYRMLVGSVTERVVRASDRPVLVVKTPVDERGEPIE, encoded by the coding sequence GTGTACGAAGACATTCTACTGGCGACGAACGGCGGTGTCGCGTCGATGCGAGCGACCGAACACGCGCTGGAACTGGCGGCCGACCGCGCCCAGTTGCTCGACGACCTCGACGTGGCGGTGGCGCGGGAAGCGACGGTGCACGCCCTGTTCGTCGTCGACGAGGCTGCGATCACGACCTACTCGGGCGACGAGTACGTCGACGGCCACGAGGGACCGGAGTACGGCTTCGAGGACCTGGGGGAAGAGACGCTCGAAGCCGTGCGCGAGCGAGGCGACGCACAGGGCGTCTCGGTCGAGACGCACCTCCGCCACGGCATCCCCGAGGAGACGATTCTGGATGTCGCCGACGAGATAGACGCCGACCTCATCATCGCGGGGAGTCAGCGACGCCCCGACGAGTACCGGATGCTCGTGGGGAGCGTGACCGAACGCGTCGTCCGCGCGAGCGACCGTCCGGTGCTGGTGGTGAAGACGCCGGTCGACGAACGCGGCGAACCGATCGAGTGA
- a CDS encoding acyl-CoA thioesterase, producing the protein MVTVLDTYIENRERVQPDDTNNYDTAHGGNVAKWMDEVGAMSAMRLAGNPCVTASIDRLDFERPVPRGDTCVIESWVYATGRTSVRVRLRAFRETPETGEREQTTEATFVFVALDEDRSPTPVPDVEVETERGERLRAAGLDAEPES; encoded by the coding sequence ATGGTAACTGTCCTCGACACCTACATCGAGAACCGCGAGCGTGTCCAGCCGGACGACACTAACAACTACGACACCGCCCACGGGGGCAACGTCGCCAAGTGGATGGACGAGGTGGGTGCGATGTCGGCGATGCGACTCGCCGGCAACCCCTGCGTCACCGCGAGCATCGACCGCCTCGACTTCGAGCGGCCGGTCCCACGCGGTGACACCTGCGTGATCGAATCGTGGGTGTACGCGACGGGTCGGACCTCGGTTCGCGTCCGTCTCCGTGCGTTCCGCGAGACGCCCGAGACCGGCGAGCGAGAGCAGACGACGGAGGCGACGTTCGTGTTCGTCGCACTCGATGAAGACCGCTCGCCGACGCCGGTCCCCGACGTGGAGGTGGAGACGGAGCGTGGCGAGCGACTGCGTGCGGCGGGACTGGACGCGGAGCCAGAGTCGTAG
- a CDS encoding helix-turn-helix domain-containing protein, translating into MAPDDPTEDGVDSDRIGQESTRADLTEAAERLEEEASEFTQEVDERIVDLLSWLLDTETRARIYVYLRKHPASTSEEVADGTGLYPSTVREALAELHGEEMVTRTKREASGAGNNPYEYEAIEPANLVQGAIGDVQDQLNTVFNLDAQLSGDGGTDTDEPVRISVETAFDEDDR; encoded by the coding sequence ATGGCTCCAGATGACCCCACTGAAGACGGTGTGGACTCGGACCGCATCGGCCAGGAGTCGACTCGGGCAGACCTCACGGAGGCCGCAGAGCGGTTGGAAGAGGAGGCGAGCGAGTTCACACAGGAGGTGGACGAGCGAATCGTCGACCTGCTCTCGTGGCTGTTGGACACGGAGACGCGGGCACGCATCTACGTCTATCTGCGTAAACACCCCGCGTCGACGAGCGAGGAGGTCGCAGACGGCACCGGACTGTACCCGAGTACGGTCCGCGAGGCGCTGGCGGAACTCCACGGCGAGGAGATGGTCACCCGCACCAAACGGGAGGCGTCGGGCGCGGGCAACAACCCTTACGAGTACGAGGCCATCGAACCCGCCAATCTCGTACAGGGAGCCATCGGCGACGTCCAAGACCAGTTGAACACCGTGTTCAACCTCGACGCGCAGTTGAGCGGCGACGGCGGGACGGACACCGACGAACCGGTTCGCATCTCCGTGGAGACGGCGTTCGACGAGGACGACAGGTAA
- a CDS encoding DHH family phosphoesterase yields the protein MSTGVTVSSMSTYAILGCGSVGHAVADELTEEEKDVLILDKDESRVEALRDQDLNAKIQDIADDDVVEAVADRDVILILSSDVDANKAAVRAIRDRGSDQYIVVRASDPVSEDELADLGADVVINPSTVIADSALRSLESGELEYKARQLADILRDTTGKLAILAHDNPDPDSIAAAVALQAIAAEFDVEADILYDGEVGHQENRAFVNTLGIDLHARDDAQPLSQYGALALVDYADTGGNDIDAEVDVYIDHDEPETPIDAVFTDIRKNVSATSTILTKYLQEFDLSPGETVATALLYGIRAETVDFKRDTTPADLTAAAYLHPFANHDTLEDVESPSMSPETLDVLAEAIQNREVHGSHLISNAGFVRDREALAQAAQQLLNLEGITTSAVFGIADDTITLAARSKDIRINIGNVLRDGFSDVGEAVGHSKQGSAEIPLGLFTGIETTESNRDTLLALSEEAVRKKLFDAMGVESSPGAGSGESGNGS from the coding sequence ATGAGCACCGGGGTCACCGTCTCTTCGATGTCGACGTACGCGATTCTCGGGTGCGGGAGCGTCGGCCACGCGGTCGCCGACGAGTTGACCGAAGAGGAGAAAGACGTGTTGATCCTGGACAAAGACGAGTCCCGCGTGGAGGCGCTTCGCGACCAAGACCTCAACGCGAAGATTCAGGACATCGCAGACGACGACGTCGTCGAGGCGGTGGCCGACCGCGACGTAATCCTCATACTCTCGTCGGACGTGGACGCGAACAAGGCGGCCGTCCGCGCCATCCGCGACCGCGGGAGCGACCAGTACATCGTCGTCCGCGCCTCCGACCCCGTCAGCGAGGACGAACTCGCGGATTTGGGTGCCGACGTCGTCATCAACCCCTCGACGGTCATCGCCGACTCCGCGCTTCGCTCGCTGGAGTCGGGCGAGTTGGAGTACAAGGCCCGCCAACTGGCGGACATCCTCCGCGACACGACGGGGAAACTCGCCATCCTCGCGCACGACAACCCCGACCCCGACTCCATCGCCGCGGCGGTCGCATTGCAGGCTATCGCCGCCGAGTTCGACGTTGAGGCGGACATCCTCTACGACGGCGAAGTCGGGCACCAAGAGAACCGCGCGTTCGTCAACACGCTGGGTATCGACCTGCACGCACGCGACGACGCCCAACCCCTCTCGCAGTACGGCGCACTGGCGCTCGTCGACTACGCCGACACCGGCGGCAACGACATCGATGCCGAGGTCGACGTGTACATCGACCACGACGAACCGGAGACGCCCATCGACGCCGTCTTCACCGACATCCGCAAGAACGTCTCCGCCACCTCGACCATCCTCACGAAGTACCTCCAGGAGTTCGACCTCTCACCGGGCGAGACGGTTGCGACCGCTCTTTTGTACGGCATCCGTGCGGAGACGGTCGACTTCAAGCGCGACACCACCCCTGCGGACCTGACGGCAGCGGCGTACCTCCACCCGTTCGCCAACCACGACACCCTCGAGGACGTGGAGTCGCCGAGTATGAGCCCCGAGACGTTGGACGTCCTCGCGGAGGCCATCCAGAACCGCGAGGTCCACGGCAGTCACCTCATCTCCAACGCCGGGTTCGTCCGTGACCGCGAAGCGCTGGCGCAGGCGGCCCAACAACTGCTCAATCTGGAGGGCATCACCACCTCCGCCGTCTTCGGCATCGCCGACGACACCATCACGCTCGCCGCCCGCTCGAAGGACATCCGCATCAACATCGGGAACGTCCTCCGCGACGGCTTCTCGGACGTCGGCGAGGCGGTCGGCCACTCCAAGCAGGGGAGCGCTGAGATTCCGCTGGGCCTGTTCACGGGCATCGAGACGACTGAATCCAACCGCGACACCCTGCTCGCACTCTCGGAGGAGGCCGTCAGGAAGAAACTGTTCGACGCGATGGGCGTCGAGAGTTCGCCCGGCGCGGGGTCGGGCGAGTCGGGCAACGGGTCGTAG
- a CDS encoding NOP5/NOP56 family protein, with protein sequence MTTDDAESTAWFAGDDESPVDRIREGSADAPADWPAQAVEAGFAADEDDYYERLREATVEAARAAVDERERADDRQLLHAVRAMDDADRVANELAERASEWAGTLFPDAGTGVEGCRAVAARDPEGPAEERVVSLARRVVDLDDESDELEAFIESRAPVVAPNLSALAGPVLAARLISLAGGLETLAKKPSGTLQVLGAEDALFAHLRGHGSSPKHGVIYTHEYVRGTRPEDRGSASRALAGKLTIAARIDHYSGDYRPELEAELEERMRTIRARADDDEGGADDA encoded by the coding sequence ATGACCACAGACGACGCCGAGTCGACGGCGTGGTTCGCCGGCGACGACGAGTCGCCGGTCGACCGCATCCGCGAAGGGTCGGCCGACGCGCCCGCCGACTGGCCCGCGCAGGCCGTCGAGGCCGGGTTCGCGGCCGACGAAGACGACTACTACGAGCGACTGCGCGAGGCGACCGTCGAGGCCGCCCGCGCGGCCGTCGACGAACGCGAACGCGCGGACGACAGGCAACTGCTGCACGCGGTCCGCGCGATGGACGACGCCGACCGCGTCGCGAACGAACTCGCCGAACGCGCCTCCGAGTGGGCGGGGACGCTGTTCCCCGACGCCGGAACCGGCGTCGAGGGCTGTCGCGCTGTCGCGGCCCGCGACCCCGAGGGACCGGCCGAGGAGCGAGTCGTCTCACTGGCCCGACGAGTCGTCGACCTCGACGACGAGTCCGACGAGTTGGAGGCGTTCATCGAGTCGCGCGCACCCGTGGTCGCACCCAACCTCTCGGCGCTCGCGGGGCCGGTGCTGGCGGCGCGACTCATCTCGCTTGCGGGTGGCCTCGAGACGCTCGCGAAGAAGCCCTCCGGCACCCTGCAGGTGCTGGGCGCGGAGGACGCCCTGTTCGCGCACCTGCGCGGCCACGGCTCCTCGCCGAAACACGGCGTCATCTACACCCACGAGTACGTCCGCGGCACCCGGCCCGAAGACCGCGGGTCTGCCTCGCGTGCGCTGGCCGGGAAACTGACTATCGCCGCGCGCATCGACCACTACTCCGGCGACTACCGGCCCGAACTGGAGGCGGAGTTGGAGGAACGGATGCGGACTATCCGTGCCCGTGCCGACGACGATGAGGGAGGTGCCGACGATGCGTGA
- a CDS encoding fibrillarin-like rRNA/tRNA 2'-O-methyltransferase, giving the protein MREADREAGANGVAADGGTLPTGVERREVDGRERLCTRGTPVYGEPTDGEWRVWDPSRSKVGGMLELGMDTGLAADQTVLYLGAANGTTVSHVADVAGPTYAVEFSPRPVRDLLDACETRPRLFPLLKDARRPETYAHVVEADCDLLVQDVATRGQATVAARNAQFLADDGRLVMAIKARSEDVSAAPDAVFDEVLSDLRETYEILATQRLDRFHEDHLGVVATPR; this is encoded by the coding sequence ATGCGTGAGGCCGACCGCGAGGCGGGCGCGAACGGCGTTGCCGCAGACGGCGGCACGCTCCCGACGGGCGTCGAACGCCGCGAGGTTGACGGGCGCGAACGCCTGTGTACGCGCGGGACACCGGTGTACGGCGAACCGACGGACGGCGAGTGGCGCGTGTGGGACCCGAGTCGCTCGAAGGTCGGCGGGATGCTCGAACTCGGGATGGACACCGGCCTCGCGGCCGACCAGACCGTGTTGTACCTCGGTGCGGCCAACGGGACGACCGTCAGCCACGTCGCGGACGTCGCCGGGCCCACCTACGCCGTCGAGTTCTCGCCGCGTCCCGTGCGTGACCTCCTCGACGCCTGTGAGACGCGCCCGCGACTGTTCCCGCTGCTGAAAGACGCCCGCCGCCCGGAGACGTACGCGCACGTCGTCGAGGCCGACTGCGACCTCCTCGTGCAAGACGTGGCGACTCGCGGGCAGGCGACCGTCGCCGCCCGCAACGCGCAGTTCCTCGCGGACGACGGCCGACTCGTGATGGCGATCAAGGCCCGCTCGGAGGACGTGTCGGCGGCCCCGGACGCCGTCTTCGACGAGGTACTGAGTGACCTCCGCGAGACGTACGAGATACTGGCGACGCAGCGACTCGACCGCTTCCACGAGGACCACCTCGGCGTCGTCGCGACGCCCCGGTAA
- a CDS encoding SHOCT domain-containing protein: MTQTDTLVRPLVIVLAALVLLPLLSMTMMMPMMGLWGWGHMGDAGMWGQMGTTGSWLWLVLWFVPLALVAVGGYVVYRSLRRTEDARDAAIEELRRAYARGDLSDEEFDRRRERLQRTE; this comes from the coding sequence ATGACCCAGACCGATACACTCGTTCGACCACTCGTGATCGTCCTCGCCGCACTCGTCCTCCTCCCCCTGCTCAGTATGACGATGATGATGCCGATGATGGGGCTGTGGGGGTGGGGACACATGGGCGACGCCGGAATGTGGGGGCAGATGGGAACCACGGGGTCGTGGCTGTGGCTGGTCCTGTGGTTCGTTCCGCTCGCGCTCGTCGCCGTCGGCGGCTACGTCGTCTACAGGAGCCTCCGGCGTACTGAGGACGCACGGGACGCCGCGATCGAAGAACTCCGGCGAGCGTACGCCCGCGGAGACCTCTCGGACGAGGAGTTCGACCGCCGCCGAGAGCGACTCCAACGGACGGAGTGA
- a CDS encoding pyridoxal-phosphate-dependent aminotransferase family protein, translated as MQEQVLDEEAPSVGELTPPPRTLMGPGPSDVHPRVLRAMSTPLVGHLDPSFIEIMDETQDLLRYTFRTDNQWTIPVSGTGSASMEAAIGNLVEPGDTMLVPTNGYFGGRMAEMARRAGGDVVTVDAPWGEPLDPVDVQAAFDEHQPDVFGFVHAETSTGVRQPNVSELTDIAHAHDAYVIADCVTSLGGVPLKVDEWGVDAAYSGPQKCLSCPPGASPLTLNDRAMDKVLSREQPARSWYLDLSLLEGYWGEERAYHHTAPITNVYALREALRLVAEEGIEARWQRHRETAGALKAGVEAMGLELNPEDDYWLPSLNAVRVPAGVDDGAVISDLLDGYDLEIASGLGDLEGDIFRIGCMGHSARPANVSLLVSALGETLRDHGADVDVGAGVETTASRL; from the coding sequence ATGCAAGAGCAGGTACTCGACGAGGAAGCGCCGTCCGTGGGCGAACTCACGCCGCCGCCGCGGACGCTGATGGGGCCGGGACCGAGTGACGTTCACCCGCGCGTGCTTCGCGCGATGAGCACCCCCCTCGTGGGCCACCTCGACCCCTCGTTCATCGAGATTATGGACGAGACGCAAGACCTCCTACGGTACACGTTCCGTACCGACAACCAGTGGACCATCCCCGTGTCGGGAACCGGGTCGGCGTCGATGGAGGCGGCCATCGGCAACCTCGTCGAACCGGGCGACACGATGCTCGTCCCGACGAACGGCTACTTCGGCGGGCGGATGGCCGAGATGGCGCGCCGCGCGGGCGGCGACGTCGTCACAGTCGACGCTCCGTGGGGCGAACCGCTCGACCCAGTCGACGTGCAGGCGGCGTTCGACGAGCACCAGCCAGACGTGTTCGGGTTCGTCCACGCCGAGACGTCGACCGGCGTTCGCCAACCGAACGTCTCGGAACTGACCGACATCGCCCACGCGCACGACGCGTACGTCATCGCCGACTGTGTCACCTCGCTCGGCGGCGTCCCGCTGAAGGTCGACGAGTGGGGTGTCGATGCCGCCTACTCCGGACCGCAGAAGTGTCTCTCGTGTCCGCCGGGTGCGTCGCCGCTCACGCTCAACGACCGCGCGATGGACAAGGTGCTCTCTCGCGAGCAACCCGCGCGCTCGTGGTATCTCGACCTCTCGCTGCTGGAGGGATACTGGGGCGAGGAACGCGCCTACCACCACACCGCACCGATCACGAACGTCTACGCGCTTCGAGAGGCGCTCCGACTCGTCGCCGAGGAAGGCATCGAGGCACGCTGGCAGCGCCACCGCGAGACAGCAGGTGCGTTGAAGGCGGGCGTCGAGGCGATGGGGCTGGAACTCAACCCCGAGGACGACTACTGGCTGCCGAGCCTCAACGCCGTGCGCGTCCCCGCGGGCGTCGACGACGGCGCGGTCATCTCGGATCTGCTCGACGGCTACGACCTCGAAATCGCGTCCGGCCTGGGCGACCTCGAGGGCGACATCTTCCGGATCGGCTGCATGGGTCACTCTGCACGCCCCGCGAACGTCTCGTTGCTCGTCTCCGCGCTGGGCGAGACGCTTCGCGACCACGGTGCCGACGTCGACGTCGGCGCTGGCGTCGAGACGACCGCCTCGCGACTGTAA
- a CDS encoding heavy metal translocating P-type ATPase, with product MVDHSGHEAMFKRRFLVCLPLALPVLYYSTTLQEWLGFSAVAFPGSEFVAPVFGIVVFAYGGVPFLRMGAVEARNHEPGMMLLISLAIVVAFGYSVAAVVFGVGEPFFWELVTLIVIFLLGHWIEMRSVRRASGALDELAALMPDTAERVGESGETEEVAVADLSAGDVVLVRPGANVPADGVVEEGTSAVNEALITGESKPVEKSPGAEVIGGTTNRSGSLRVRVTATGEETTLSGIVRLVEDAQRSKSRTQLLADRAAGWLFYAALGVAAVTAVAWTLAEGFGFAVVERVVTVLVIACPHALGLAVPLVVAINTSLAARNGILIRDRIAMEEARTLDTVVFDKTGTLTKGEQGVVDVATTDGWTDADVLATMAAVESDSEHMIAEAIRAEAQSRGLAVHTAREFEALEGRGVRATVDVDAVPIPDESSEAEGATVYVGGPNLLRHLGIEADAPLAAFAETAGSRGQGVVYLVSGQATVGAVALADVVREESREAVDALHAMGVEVAMLTGDSADVASAVAAELGIDTYFAEVLPGDKDEKIAELQAGGRSVAMVGDGVNDAPALTRADVGIAIGSGTDVAVESADVVLVDNDPRDVVSLLRLSRASYRKMRENLVWAAGYNVFALPLAAGLLAPVGFVLSPAVGAVLMSLSTVIVAVNAQLLRRAKIAV from the coding sequence ATGGTCGACCACTCGGGACACGAGGCGATGTTCAAACGCCGGTTCCTCGTTTGTCTCCCGCTCGCGCTTCCCGTCCTCTACTACAGTACCACGTTGCAGGAGTGGCTCGGTTTCTCGGCGGTCGCCTTCCCCGGAAGCGAGTTCGTCGCGCCCGTCTTCGGCATCGTCGTGTTCGCGTACGGCGGCGTGCCGTTCCTTCGGATGGGAGCCGTCGAGGCCCGAAACCACGAGCCGGGGATGATGCTGCTCATCTCGTTGGCTATCGTCGTCGCGTTCGGCTACAGCGTCGCGGCCGTCGTCTTCGGGGTGGGTGAGCCGTTTTTCTGGGAACTCGTCACGCTCATCGTCATCTTCCTGCTCGGCCACTGGATCGAGATGCGCAGCGTCCGCCGCGCGTCGGGGGCACTCGACGAACTCGCCGCCCTTATGCCCGACACCGCCGAGCGGGTCGGTGAATCAGGCGAGACTGAGGAGGTCGCCGTCGCCGACCTCTCGGCCGGTGACGTCGTGCTCGTCCGACCGGGAGCGAACGTCCCAGCCGACGGCGTCGTCGAGGAGGGAACGTCGGCCGTCAACGAGGCGCTGATCACCGGCGAGTCGAAGCCGGTCGAGAAGTCGCCCGGAGCCGAGGTGATCGGTGGGACGACGAACCGGAGCGGGAGCCTCCGAGTCCGCGTGACTGCGACGGGTGAGGAGACGACGCTCTCCGGGATCGTGCGACTCGTCGAGGACGCACAGCGAAGCAAGTCCCGGACGCAACTCCTGGCCGACCGGGCCGCAGGCTGGCTCTTCTACGCGGCGCTCGGCGTTGCGGCGGTCACGGCCGTCGCGTGGACGCTCGCCGAGGGGTTCGGCTTCGCGGTCGTCGAGCGAGTCGTCACGGTGTTGGTCATCGCGTGTCCACACGCGCTTGGACTGGCCGTCCCGCTCGTCGTCGCGATCAACACGTCGCTGGCGGCACGCAACGGCATCCTCATCCGCGACCGGATCGCGATGGAGGAGGCGCGGACGCTCGACACGGTCGTCTTCGACAAGACGGGGACCTTGACGAAGGGGGAACAGGGCGTCGTCGACGTCGCGACGACGGACGGGTGGACCGACGCCGACGTCCTCGCGACGATGGCGGCCGTCGAGAGCGACTCCGAGCATATGATCGCGGAAGCCATCCGCGCGGAGGCGCAGTCGCGGGGCCTCGCTGTCCATACCGCACGGGAGTTCGAAGCGCTCGAGGGTCGTGGAGTGCGTGCCACCGTCGACGTCGACGCGGTTCCGATTCCCGACGAATCGTCCGAAGCGGAGGGCGCGACTGTCTACGTCGGCGGGCCGAACCTCCTCCGTCACCTCGGGATCGAAGCCGACGCTCCCCTCGCGGCCTTCGCCGAGACGGCAGGGTCTCGCGGACAGGGCGTGGTGTATCTCGTCTCCGGCCAAGCGACCGTCGGAGCGGTCGCCCTCGCCGACGTGGTCCGCGAGGAGAGCCGCGAGGCGGTCGACGCGCTCCACGCGATGGGCGTCGAGGTGGCGATGCTGACCGGTGACTCTGCAGACGTCGCCAGCGCCGTCGCGGCCGAACTCGGCATCGACACGTACTTCGCCGAGGTCTTGCCGGGTGACAAAGACGAGAAGATTGCCGAGTTGCAGGCGGGCGGGAGGTCGGTCGCGATGGTCGGCGACGGCGTCAACGACGCCCCCGCGTTGACCCGTGCGGACGTCGGCATCGCCATCGGCTCCGGGACTGACGTCGCCGTCGAGTCGGCGGACGTGGTCCTCGTCGACAACGACCCTCGCGACGTGGTGAGCCTCCTCCGGTTGAGTCGCGCCAGTTACCGGAAGATGCGGGAGAATCTCGTCTGGGCCGCCGGCTACAACGTGTTCGCGCTCCCGCTCGCAGCGGGCCTGCTCGCGCCGGTGGGCTTCGTACTCTCACCCGCTGTCGGCGCGGTGCTGATGTCGCTGAGCACGGTTATCGTCGCCGTTAACGCGCAACTGCTTCGCAGAGCCAAAATCGCCGTGTGA
- a CDS encoding MFS transporter: MRRAFDGPLEAGRVTDSSASRLQFWTLYLSRFAGGFGSIALIIVLPKIATDLGIDGVAFGLLYTAYTLAQTAAVVPLAWAGDRYDKRLVLLGTLAVGIATYGAFSVVSDNAGLLAVRGMQGIVFTGMGLMTLGLVGELATKQSRANHIGKANAASFAASIIGGLSAGFLYDYFGGSRELFLLITGLYVITFLGTALLLSADETTVKGFPFTDLALNRRILTLTSFRAQYSVAVMMVRNWIPVFAGYAAASGGLAMPAFAVSVITVSEKFTNMLLQPFTGRLSDARGRSLFVFVGGGAYGLVAVLVPFTPMVGGALGLPETLPLLGAVSAAFVPLLLLNAGLGIADSFREPASMALFADEGSDGDGVASSFGIRELVWRPGSVIAPVAAGWLMGNVGMEWVFFVGGAFAVLGALTFLGVLRHYHGAGALTEW, from the coding sequence ATGCGACGGGCATTTGACGGACCCCTCGAAGCCGGACGTGTGACCGACTCCTCTGCATCGCGTCTCCAATTTTGGACGCTGTATCTCTCGCGGTTCGCGGGCGGGTTCGGGAGTATCGCCCTGATCATCGTCCTCCCGAAGATCGCCACGGATCTGGGTATCGACGGCGTCGCGTTCGGCCTGTTGTACACGGCGTACACGCTCGCACAGACCGCCGCCGTCGTCCCCCTGGCGTGGGCGGGCGATCGCTACGACAAACGCCTCGTTCTCCTCGGGACGCTCGCGGTCGGTATCGCGACGTACGGCGCGTTCAGCGTCGTCTCAGACAACGCCGGCTTGCTGGCGGTGCGGGGGATGCAGGGCATCGTCTTCACCGGGATGGGCCTGATGACGCTCGGCCTCGTCGGCGAACTCGCGACCAAACAGAGCCGTGCCAACCACATCGGGAAGGCCAACGCTGCGTCGTTCGCAGCGTCGATCATCGGCGGTCTCTCGGCGGGCTTCCTCTACGACTACTTCGGCGGGTCGCGTGAACTGTTTCTCCTCATCACCGGCCTCTACGTGATCACCTTCCTCGGTACCGCGCTTCTGCTGTCGGCCGACGAGACGACCGTGAAGGGCTTCCCGTTCACCGACCTCGCGCTGAACCGCCGTATCCTCACGCTCACCTCCTTCCGGGCGCAGTACTCCGTCGCTGTGATGATGGTTCGTAACTGGATCCCTGTGTTCGCGGGCTACGCGGCCGCCAGCGGCGGCCTCGCGATGCCGGCGTTCGCCGTCTCCGTCATCACCGTCTCCGAGAAATTCACGAATATGTTGCTCCAACCGTTCACAGGCAGACTCTCGGACGCTCGCGGACGCTCGCTGTTCGTGTTCGTCGGCGGCGGCGCGTACGGACTCGTCGCCGTCCTCGTCCCCTTCACGCCGATGGTCGGCGGAGCGCTCGGGCTCCCCGAGACGCTCCCACTGCTCGGTGCGGTGTCGGCGGCGTTCGTCCCGCTTCTCTTACTCAACGCGGGGCTCGGAATCGCCGACAGTTTCCGCGAACCAGCGAGTATGGCGCTGTTCGCCGACGAGGGCAGCGACGGCGACGGCGTCGCCTCCAGTTTCGGCATTCGCGAACTCGTGTGGCGGCCCGGGTCGGTCATCGCTCCTGTCGCGGCCGGGTGGCTGATGGGCAACGTCGGGATGGAGTGGGTGTTCTTCGTCGGCGGCGCGTTCGCCGTCCTCGGGGCGCTCACCTTCCTCGGCGTGTTGCGCCACTACCACGGCGCGGGCGCGCTCACCGAGTGGTAG